The Alosa sapidissima isolate fAloSap1 chromosome 8, fAloSap1.pri, whole genome shotgun sequence genome segment gagacagcacattatgtcaatctataaagtctccagtcattcaatgcctgctagagttgactgtagcttgtaatgcaatcagttgccataataggctatcttaaaatccagcgataaaacaaagcatgaactcatgaccgtctgtctgccctatatgtatatcctctgattgtaatgcttatctaggcgatatttgtaacatttattttgtatttggcctgttataaaatcatgtagacttattgaacaattgaaacacattaggaaccgcaaagttggagacatgcataaagacattgctgcaaaacaggattactctggaatggctaactgtgcaggggaatgctttacatctttatgttcggtaaggtctgctgtttattctgatatatggtttgtcatgtgttgagggaaagttcgcgaagtattccaccaagatgaatgggtagggagacgggcgcaaaaaaatatgattaaattaaagtttctttcctcgcgaaccgtttaccacaacaactaaccactaacatcgtttaaagactgagaaaaagctctttcgtgtgatacattagcctggtaaaccagaccctggaatctttcagattaagggtctggccacgagtaatgaaaatggcccaattcgaggggcggcaccaagcatgcatttgaaactctcactgcacgcagttggataacgctacgaccaatcacaacaattcatcagtgtcagtcatcagtgtagctcgcctttgtcccgcctacaccgatttgattggtccctctcgctcgagagatataagaaatttggatcattgctcgtggccagagtatcttgcaggcacaattcaaattgtgctctcgcgagaactctggatttccagggtagtgatacatgtgatgtctgtgacgaataggctacttcgcaagtagttcagcaaatttgggtgggacagaaatacctttacagagcagcagttctggccatatcggctctggctcacatgatgtactgctttacatgcattatcgcttcactacccaacacgcgaacataaaagaaaagaaaaaagaaaccaatgtgcttatgtcgcgatttccgataggcccaggcctagagaaaagacagctatggtaacctaacaattaggatttgctttgcctacactgctgtttggttgtcccaaactttgagatgatccatactcgcattaactgaatcttatcaacccgaactgcgatgttgaGTGAGGATGCgatgcctaataatctcactgcctttggcataactgctaacattGCGCCTagtgttaaacacctgaaaaatattaagctgctgttttcttttcatgacgagcactaggcctacgcttgaatgatttatgactgaatggaacgttgcgtttttaaagaactgcttatcacgtcgtgtgacaaagtttacactaatcatcatcttctaatgtatccttatgttgagatgtccattctctttgccctaggctatcatttgtgcacgaagcatgtttcaattaagacagtacacaagctatttttattgttgtaatattgaacgatgtcatgaataaattgtacgcacagtaggcctacattgtagGCTACGGCCAAGGCaaggggcaactcttctcttcaatttcccttccaaattacgttttattgtctgaagacatctatcgcaagaatttaacattctaacagcagcagcaaagcaaatgcaagctaaccaaagtgcagtcggttctcccgccatgttttttgaaatcacacacctgctgtatctAAAGGCCCACGCAcataaggcctacgactatcactctacacgccccctgttgcacgtcacaatttcatttactatagctgatcctgcctcctggctccccaaaatggcgcatcatgtgaacagatcagcaggccagcaAATTTCcacctcgctttcagacacaaaaagacggcaaaaagacgtcccctcttcccgcaaatgtagcgtgatctctgtgtgaaaaggcctagtGAGTGGTGTCTCACTGACAGGCCCCTTCTATGATCTCATTGCTGATGACATGGGATGATGTAACCTGCTCCAAGACAGGAGCTGGAATGTGTCAATGggcatggcatgtgtgtgtagcgtgtgtcaCTATGCACAATGTTTGTGTGTCactgcatgatgtgtgtgtgtgtgtgtgtgtgtgtgtgtgtgtcactggctAGAGGTACTAGAGTGATTGATATTTTATGGTAGTAACAGGATGTATTCTAGACTAATGGACTTTAAGCGTGCGGGAGCCATATTTTATTATATGTCTGAGATGAAGAGGTTGAGctctacgtgtgtgtgggtgtttttgttgtattttgatttgtgtgtgtgtgtgtgtgtgtgtgtgtctgtgtgcgtgtatttttgtgtttttttttgtgtttctgtatgtatgtatgtgtctgtgtgtattagtctgtgtgtgtgtgtgtgtgtgcgtgtgtgtgtgtgcgtgcgtgcgtgcgtgcgtgcgtgcgtgtgtgtgtgtgtgtcgggcagGCTTTTAGAGCAGTTGAGCTgactgaggaagaggagagatgaggaaggtcagtgtgtgcgtgtgtgtgtgtgtgtcgggcagGCTTTTAGAGCAGTTGAGCTgactgaggaagaggagagatgaggaaggTCAGTAAAAAGCGTCTCGGCGACCTTGATATTGATCAGGACTGAAACTGGAGACAGACGCTCCCTCTggcttttcctcctctctgtctgtctcttcctgtctgctgctctctccctttctgtttttgttttcactcatctctctcttttctcccctttGTCTGTCTATTCTCTccatttcctttctctctctcctctctctctccctctcactttcgctcccttctctctccctcctctctctctgtctttctcactcacagCCCCACCCATCTTTTCTTTCACCTAGGAGCTGTTGCATGCTGTACCATTAGcattgccctgtgtgtgtgtatgtttgtgcacgtgcatgggtgtgtgttcctgcctgcctgcctgcctgtctgtctgtacatTCTTGCACACCAGGCCATTTGGGTCTGTTTGGgtgtcttcctgtgtgtgtgtgtgtgtgtgtgtgtgtgagcgggacATCCCTTATCCCAtcatgcctcacacacacacacacacacacacacacacaaactacggTATTCTGCAGCCGTGCGTTTGCcttatgttgtttgtgtgtgtgtgtgtgtgtgataagccATCATTCCACATCTCTCATGATGCCTTCCTCCCATCCCCAGTGCCACGCCTTGTGCTCAATGTTGCTTGTTGAGCTGCACAGGGCAGGTCGCCCCCTGTGGGCCCCCCAGGGAACTGCAGCCCCAACACTCAGTCCTATAAATAGTGCGTCTCCAATGACATACTTCTGGGCAGCTCATTGGGAGTGATACTGCCATCTAGTGATGGCTTTAAGCATTACATGTCTGGAGTGTGTGCTTCATGTCATGTGTCCACAGCTCATGAAAGATACCACAGAGATTTGATTAGTTTATGTAGGTGGATACAAAATACTTCATGACTATGACTTTTAGAGCTTTGAAGATCACAAAAATTATCACTGCTGAATGATATGAAGTGAAGAACTGGAGgctcagattgtgtgtgtgtgtgtgtgtgtatgtatgtacatgtatgtacgtgtgtgtacacaatgtgtgtgtttataacccTCTGGTCTCCGCTCCTCCTAACAGACAGCAGTGAGGCGCATTGTCGCGCACAGCGCTGTGATGagatttagtgtgtatgtgcgcgtgtgtgtgtgtgtgtgtatgggtgtgggtgtgtgcgtttgtgtgagtgtgtgtgcgcgtgtgtgggtgtgtgcgtgtgtgtgtgtgctcgtgtgtgggagtgcgcgtgtgtgcgtgtgtgtgtgtgcgcgtgtatgtgtgtgcgtgtgtgtatgtgtgtgcgtgtgtctgtgtgtgtgtgtgtttataaccccctggtctcctctcctcctaacAGATATCAGTGAGGCGCGATGCCGCACGCTGCACCAGCGCTATGGAGAGAtttagtgtgtatgtctgtgcgtgcgtgtgtgtgtgtgcgtgcgtgtgtgtgtgtgtgtttataaccccctggtctcctctcctcctaacAGACAGCAGTGAGGCGCTGTGAGGAGAtttagtgtgtatgtctgtccgtgtgtgtgtgcgtgtgtgtgtgtgtgtgtgcgcgtgtgtgtgcgtgcgtgtgtatgcgtgtgtgtgcacgtgtgtgtgtgtgtgtttataaccccctggtctcctctcctcctaacAGACAGCAGTGAGGTGCTGTGAGGAGATttagtgtgtatatctgtgcgtgcgtgtgtgtgtgtgtgcgttcgttcgtgtgtgtgcgtgtgtgtgtgcgtgcgtgcgtgtgcgtgtgtgtgagcgtgcgtgtttATAACCCCctggtctcctctcctcctaacAGACAGCAGTGAGGTGCTGTGAGGAGATttactgtgtatgtctgtgcgtgcgtgtgtgcgtgtgtgcgtgcgtgcgtgcgtgcgtgcgtgtgtgtgcgtgcgtgtgtgtttataaccccctggtctcctctcctcctgacaGACAGCAGTGAGGCGCGATGCCGCGCGCTGCACGAGCGCtgtgaggagctggaggagcagctacgagagaaggaggaggagaacgcGGAGCTGCTGCGCGACCTGGAGCAGAAGACGGCCATGATCTCCGTGCTGGAGGGCACGCTGCGGGAGCGCGAGAAGAAGTACCTGGACGAGCTCAAGCTCAAGAGCCAGCGGCTGGCCGCGCTGTCCGGCGAGCTGGAGCAGAGGGCCAGCACCATCGCCTACCTCACCTCGCAGCTGCACGCCACCAAGCGCCGCCTGCTGGCGGGGGGCGGGTCGTCCGCTGACGCCGTCGCCGCGGCAACACCACCGGCGGGGGGAGGGGCGAGTGGTGCGAGCCCAGCCCCGAGCCCGTCATCGTCGTCCCCAGCCTACCGGCCCGCCCCGCCTGCCCAGCCGCAGCCTCAGGACACGCCCACTCGCCGGCGCATGCGCAAGAGCCTGTCGCAGCCGCTGCACGCCGAGTGGGCGGAGCTCTACCGGCAGGGGGCGGGGCCCGAGGGCCGTCGGCTCATCCTGAGGGAGGCGTTGGAGGCCATGCCCGACCCCACGCCCTTCCTGCAGCCGCGCGACCCCTCCCACGCCGCGACGCCAGCCCCCCACCATCCCCCGCAGCCGCTACACAAGAGCCGGCCTGCCGTCATCCCCCCCATCGTCGCCGCCGCCGAGCGCAGCGACCTCTCCGGGGCGGAGTCAGGCTCGCCCACCCCCACTGGGACCCCCACCCGCCTGCCCGCAGTGCCCTCCGCCTCCTCTTTCAGCCCCAGGGGCAGCCCTGCTCGCCACGAGAGGGCTCACGGTGGGGCGGGTACCCACGTGGGGGTGGCACACCGCATCCCCCACTCCCCCCAGCCCGGCTCCCCCAGCGGCACGGCCCCCCAGGCCCCCCAGGGCATCGCCCCCCAGGCCCAGCCGCACCCCCCCTCGCGTCCCATCCACGCCGAGCTGCAGACGCTGGCGGTGGACCAGGTCAACGGCGGCGCCAAGGTGGTGCGCAAGCGCTCAGGCGCGGACAGAACTGTGTAacgctctctcgctcgctctctcgctctctctctctctctcactcactcactctcatgctctctctcatgctcgctctctctctctctctctctctctctcatgctctctctctctctctctctctctttctctctcttgctctctctttctctctctctctcatgctctctcgctctctctctgtcacccactctcactctcatttcGATCTGTGTCTCGTTCTCTCTCGTAAACATCACccattcactcactcaaacaAATACGTACACTCTgtcccacaaatacacacacacacacacacacattatcttaTTCAGCGCTCATCTTAGTGTTGCTTCATCGTGCCTTTTCCACCTGTGAGCTGATGGTCAGTGGGACAGGGGTCAGAAGGTCAAAGTCCAGCTGTCAATCTCTCTCATGACCCGCCCCCTCCAGCTCTTCACTAGACTCATGTAGAAGTGGAAAAATCGCTAACACCAACACAGGACCAatctaataaacacacacacacacacacacacactgcactcagaGAGAGGCCCTGGATAAACAAAGAGTGGGGGAAGAAGAGAGTGATAAAGTGGCagctgagaaagaaagagagagagagagagaagaaagatgaagtgagtgGAGAAGAGAAGGCGAAGAGACGCAACCCTGCAAGGAAGAAGACGACAACAACaaagcaaataaataaacaaataaacaaatgagaCTGTGACAAGGGGGAAACGAAGACAGATTATTCACTCTCATCCTTAAGAATCTGCTGTTCTTCTGTTCTTTCCATCATAGAATTATACATCTGTATGCATGCCAAACTAGCAGCTTTGCTTTCTTAAGGAGCTTGCACACTGCTCCAACAAACTCCAATAAACACCAACAGTTGGGTCAGTGTGGGCCAGCCGTCTGTTTGTTGGCGTTTTTTGGATGGAGTCGTTAAGAGTTTGACATGACAGTTGGTTTTATGAACATTCTAACGACTAccaactttagaatgttggggtttgTTGGCGTTTGTTGGAGTAGTGTGCAAGCTCCTTTATATGCGACAGGGCACTAGGCCTGAGCACACAGACGTAGTAGAAAACttcatatctttttttttattattgctcAGTTATTGAACTTCTGATCATGTTTACAGTGTATGTCACTTTCTGTCATCAAGGTGcagacaaacacgcacacacacacacacacacacagacgcacacacatacacatacacatacacacacacacacacacacacacacaccgagacagacagaaacactctgctctctctgccaAACGTATCATTGCCTGCAGTTCACCATATATCCACAAATACGTATGTAGCCTATTTACTAGTGTAACAGCTGTAACATTGCCCACTTAGCAGCCGACTCCAGAACActtctggccctgatctggcccaGGATCAGGTCGGTGTAacagctctcctcctctccatcagcTCATGTTGGAGTGTGATGTCATAACTCAACCTGTTGTCAGGTCCTGTCTGGCAGACAAGCCTTGTCCAGGTAGGAACACTCGCTCGCCCTCTAGATTGGTCCTCTGGCAGACAAGCCTTGTCCAGGTAGGAACACTCGCTCGATCTCTAGATTGGTCCTCTGGCAGACAAGCCTTGTCCAGGTAGGAACACTCGCTCGATCTCTAGATTGGTCCTCTGGCAGACAAGGCTCgccttctttccttccttctgtCAGATACTCGCTGTCTTTCAGAGACACTAGATCACAGTTGGCTCTTTCTGTGTTTCTGCGCACATAGATTGGTCTTTTACCAGACAAACTGACTCCTAACTTGCTGTCTTTCAGGAAGAGAGGCAGGAATTACACATAGATTGGTCTTTTACTGGACAAACTCACAACTCGCTCTGTCTTTCAGGAACATATCCTAGACCTCGCAGCTTGCTGTCTGTGTAGGTGGCATAGATGGGTCCTCCAACGGACTAACTCATGCCACGTGTAGTTGGTGGTCTGCGTTCCGTAGAGGGCATCGCCTAGGCCTCACACGGATAGACGGACGTGAGGCGCATTACTGTGTAGTGAAACACTGTTTGGTCCTCCGCCACATAGACTCGCGCACTGTGCTGGAGGCCACCGCCTCgtccaaacacaaacagaaaaaaaaaaatactaaagcTAATTAAAAGCATTTCTTGGGGGTGACAGACTCCTTGTGGTTCTTTGATCTTTAACCGATATAAACTGACAATGTATAAGCATTTTGTGTATTTGAAAatctttgtattttttatttatcatGTGCAAACATTTTATTTAAGACCGAATGTAAAGTAAATATAAAAGCTAAAGGAATGCCATTATCCTGTGAGTTCTTCACTTCAGACGATGGGCATGCTATGCCCCACCACTGAGTCTGTTTCTAACATCTCTGGTTGTGGCACTGCACATCTTTGgtttgagctgtgtgtgtgtgtgtgtgtgtgtgtggagtgatgTGAGACAGAAGAAAGATGATATCATATATTCACCGCTATTTAGAGTTAAGGCGGTACCCAGTTAATTATAAAAAAAGGACTAAAAGCATTGTGATCCTACCCGATCAACGTTACATGTGCAGTGCCATATCAAGCATTCCGGGCACACATTGGTGACATTGTGGGCTTCATTTTCCCAATTATAAATCAGTGTAGTGTAGCACCAATAAAAGTTTGAAGAACTGAATTGTGTTGCTTGAGACGTGCTAGTAAGAGATAGCACCCATGGCTTTTAGCATCCTTGCTAGTGCCCTCACCTGGCTTTTAGCATCCTTGCTAGTTAGCTCATGGCTTTTAGCACCCTTGCTAGTGCGCTAACCTTCCAGAGGAGCTGTAAATTGCAGGTGCACGTCCAGGCAGGTGCAAAGCTGAATCATGTGGTCGGTAGGTCAGTCAAACACAATGCAGttgcatgcatacagtacacacaaacacattaaaacACGATTTACTTACTAGGAATATTAGCTAACTGACCCACCAGGTAGCATCCTGCCATTTCACTTTGTGGACCCACCAGGTAGCATCCTGCCATTCCACCAGGACACACTGATGAAGGGATAATTAAAGTGCAGGCTTGGAGTAGCATTGCTATCAGTAACTGACTTCAGTATCTAAGTACAtatagtatatactcttttaatcccgtgagggaaatttggtctctgcatttatcccaatctgtgaattagtgaaacacacagtgtacacacagtgaggtgaatcacacactaatcccagcgcagtgagctgcctgcatcaacagcggtgctcggggagcagtgaggggttaggtgccttgctcaagggcacttcagccgtgtctactggtcggggttcgagccggcaaccctccggttacaggtccgaggtgctaaccagtaggccacggctgcccccccaAATATCCTGGTTATGATCCTGGTTGGGATTTTGGGAAGTATCGGGAAGTATCCCGATTTAGTATTTTCTCCTTTTTATTCCTAAGTCTGTTTTTTTACGGcagagacttttttttttttcatttcatagAAATGTCCATTATGTCCACTCCAAGTGATCATCTATAGATGGTCTTCATAACTCTTCCCATTtcattgcagtgtgtgtgtgagagagatcatTCAGAGAAGGACCCCGCTTTTGATAACGGCATCACGATGGAGGCAACAAAACCGTGGAGATGTAGAGAAGTCAACTTCTTCCTGATGGATCACTAACTGGTGGCATAGattggtagcctagaaatctagacgcaccctagcggcagcaaattacatttgcttccagggctagtctagtaacgttggcttgtgagctcgaaaaattaaacttctatcaagccaatcaaattgtgtatagagtcgttaggcgggcttaacataatgattgatggcagagttgcaacggtttggcttgaattctctgctacttgaaaacaaagaagatggatgttgcttttggctaacagtgtgacacgagttaagctggcaaaagtttgaactagccaactagctccgct includes the following:
- the ccdc92 gene encoding coiled-coil domain-containing protein 92; this encodes MASVSVTLENQLHSAQKNLLFLQQDHANTLKGLHAEIRRLQQHCTDLTYELTVKSSDPTDSSEARCRALHERCEELEEQLREKEEENAELLRDLEQKTAMISVLEGTLREREKKYLDELKLKSQRLAALSGELEQRASTIAYLTSQLHATKRRLLAGGGSSADAVAAATPPAGGGASGASPAPSPSSSSPAYRPAPPAQPQPQDTPTRRRMRKSLSQPLHAEWAELYRQGAGPEGRRLILREALEAMPDPTPFLQPRDPSHAATPAPHHPPQPLHKSRPAVIPPIVAAAERSDLSGAESGSPTPTGTPTRLPAVPSASSFSPRGSPARHERAHGGAGTHVGVAHRIPHSPQPGSPSGTAPQAPQGIAPQAQPHPPSRPIHAELQTLAVDQVNGGAKVVRKRSGADRTV